A stretch of the Malus domestica chromosome 08, GDT2T_hap1 genome encodes the following:
- the LOC103442528 gene encoding spindle pole body component 110 translates to MNLPQEIDDYIKESIDHSLGLPVSTHTLELKFRCCEEAKRRLQNQYSLILSKLKEKEQVLERAKAEASMNAQALRKFVEENQRLASECAHLVTQCNKWERECSLYDHDREALMDFGNEADQRAKEAEIRVQKLEDEVRELRDELGLYKYKMEMHPVDSSAEDTAIEDKLLDSVLATLISKDEAVSARAFLEANKGNESCARLLKMWNCLKPSSQKVLSLVAEVKTLEKDKEHLRINLRTAEEEVKLLFEENKVLDVENKRLLRLYQKERNHSASGGKHTDSASAKSNKRKSSSKTSSPIQGKIDFSEQEAARQPLSPLRCNSPNSRTSKR, encoded by the exons ATGAATCTTCCGCAAGAAATCGACGACTATATCAAAGAGTCGATCGACCACTCCCTGGGCCTCCCTGTGTCGACGCACACCCTCGAATTGAAGTTTCGATGCTGCGAAGAAGCGAAACGGAGGCTTCAGAATCAGTACTCGCTTATTCTCTCGAAATTGAAGGAGAAAGAGCAAGTCCTGGAGCGCGCTAAG GCCGAAGCGAGTATGAATGCACAAGCTTTGAGAAAGTTCGTTGAGGAGAATCAGAGATTGGCATCGGAGTGTGCGCACCTGGTGACTCAATGCAACAAGTGGGAGAGGGAGTGCTCGCTCTACGATCATGACCGAGAGGCTTTGATGGATTTTGGGAACGAGGCTGATCAGCGTGCCAAGGAGGCCGAGATTCGTGTTCAGAAGTTGGAGGACGAAGTCAGAGAGTTGAGGGATGAATTGGGGTTATACAAGTACAAAATGGAGATGCATCCG GTTGATTCATCTGCTGAAGACACAGCAATTGAAGACAAACTACTGGATTCTGTTTTGGCAACATTGATCAGTAAAGATGAAGCTGTGTCTGCACGTGCGTTTCTGGAGGCCAACAAAGGCAATGAGTCATGTGCAAGATTGCTAAAAATGTGGAACTG CTTGAAGCCGTCCTCTCAAAAAGTTCTATCACTAGTTGCTGAGGTAAAAACACTTGAGAAGGATAAGGAACATCTTAGGATCAATCTTCGTACGGCTGAAGAGGAG GTCAAATTGCTTTTTGAAGAAAACAAAGTCCTAGATGTGGAGAACAAAAGATTACTGAGGCTGTACCAGAAGGAAAGAAACCATTCTGCTTCTGGTGGAAAACATACTGACAGTGCATCAGCGAAG TCAAATAAGCGCAAATCAAGCTCTAAGACGAGCAGCCCAATTCAAGGGAAGATTGATTTCAGTGAGCAAGAAGCAGCAAGACAGCCCCTATCACCCTTGCGCTGTAACTCCCCTAACTCTAGAACCTCTAAGAGGTAG
- the LOC103442881 gene encoding uncharacterized protein, which yields MNAQALRKFVEENQRLVSECAHLMTQCNKWERECSLYDHDLEALMDFGNEADQRAKEAKIRDQELEDEVRKLRDELALFKYKMEMNSLHEIFFVLGVCFPECYCSFIYAFTKFIVDLDAALEKDKEHLMINLHMADEEVKLLFEENKVLDMENKRLLRLYQKERNHSASGGKHTDSASAKSNKRKSSSKTSSLIQGKIDLVSKKQQDSPYHPCAG from the exons ATGAATGCACAAGCTTTAAGGAAGTTCGTTGAGGAGAATCAGAGATTGGTGTCGGAGTGTGCGCATCTAATGACTCAGTGCAACAAATGGGAGAGGGAGTGCTCACTCTACGATCATGACCTAGAGGCTCTAATGGATTTTGGGAATGAGGCTGATCAGCGTGCTAAGGAGGCCAAGATTCGTGATCAGGAGTTGGAGGACGAAGTCAGAAAGTTGAGGGATGAATTGGCGTTATTTAAGTACAAAATGGAGATGAATTCG CTTCATGAAATTTTCTTTGTGCTTGGTGTATGCTTTCCGGAATGTTATTGCAGCTTCATTTATGCTTTTACAAAATTCATTGTTGATTTAGATGCT GCACTTGAGAAGGATAAGGAACATCTTATGATCAATCTTCATATGGCTGATGAGGAG GTCAAATTGCTTTTTGAAGAAAACAAAGTCCTAGATATGGAGAATAAAAGATTACTGAGGTTGTACCAGAAGGAAAGAAACCATTCTGCTTCTGGTGGAAAACATACTGACAGTGCATCAGCGAAG TCAAATAAGCGCAAATCAAGCTCTAAGACAAGCAGCCTGATTCAAGGGAAGATTGATTTAGTGAGCAAGAAGCAGCAAGACAGTCCCTATCACCCTTGCGCT GGTTAA